Proteins encoded by one window of Swingsia samuiensis:
- a CDS encoding DNA translocase FtsK, producing the protein MRNIVREAHAQHISPKLKSAFHARLMELLGLAFLLAAVAIGIALWSFNPHDPSFNTATGTQPTNLLGRTGATISDALVQWLGLGSGLPIAVLLAWAWRMVRYHGMTSPIIRILAALAVLPAGATFIGTLELLIPGLQVSWPTASGLGGQLGRNCAQRLLDAANAEAGAAGSTLAVLLVLLLMGILMPLAMGLQWREWRAIGQGFLILGRQPILLIRRLNGPQTSDRPAPDHRDYEFHPGSLNTAPAPYATPLSFLRRNFGKSDPRTQPAPFIPQNTGWMQPPVETSEDLYEHPAPQPIKETLPAHDDSNYPEQEAPSNRYAEKLAQISRQREEAAQHQTPIEDDIDDVIPTNSLAAPPSEPQKRGLFGMLKTPSTPQQEVRPAPKPQPPAPAGWNLPSLSLLNPPPPHASTGPSQETLQSKARLLETVLSDYGVQGTIGDIHAGPVVTLYELEPAPGIRSSRIIGLSDDIARSLSVLSVRIATVPGRNVIGIEVPNAKRETVYFSELLRSPEWVSGTGRLQIALGKDISGTPVYTDLAKMPHLLVAGTTGSGKSVGVNAMILSLLYRLSPEECRLIMIDPKILELSIYDGIPHLLTPVVTEPSKAVSALKWTVQEMDRRYRLMAQLQVRNINGYNERVKQLRASGEMVTKRVQTGFDPETGKPTFDEQQVPLETLPYIVVVIDEMADLMMVAGKEIETAVQRLAQKARAAGIHVIMATQRPSVDVITGTIKANFPTRISFQVISKFDSRTILQEQGAEQLLGQGDMLFMQGGGRITRVHGPFVADEEVEAVVADLRSKGDPIYNDDVTADDDEEKASSSSSYGGNSSGDNENNLYDKAVEIVMTEGRASTSFIQRHLSIGYNRAAKLIDQMEKERIIGPANHVGKREILMRRPSSYDDE; encoded by the coding sequence GTGCGCAACATTGTCCGTGAGGCACACGCCCAGCATATAAGCCCTAAACTCAAAAGTGCCTTCCATGCACGTCTGATGGAATTGCTGGGTCTCGCTTTTCTTCTTGCAGCCGTTGCAATCGGAATCGCCTTATGGAGCTTTAACCCACACGATCCTTCGTTCAACACGGCCACCGGAACACAACCCACTAATCTACTGGGGCGGACTGGCGCCACAATTTCTGATGCTCTGGTTCAGTGGCTTGGCTTGGGAAGTGGTCTTCCGATTGCTGTTTTGCTCGCATGGGCTTGGAGAATGGTTCGTTACCATGGAATGACTTCTCCCATTATCCGCATTCTAGCGGCACTGGCTGTTCTTCCCGCTGGCGCTACATTTATTGGCACTTTGGAACTTCTTATTCCCGGGCTTCAAGTCTCATGGCCTACGGCCAGTGGCCTAGGGGGGCAACTGGGGCGTAATTGTGCACAACGCCTTTTAGATGCAGCAAATGCCGAGGCAGGAGCTGCTGGAAGCACTTTAGCCGTCTTACTTGTCCTTTTGTTAATGGGTATTTTAATGCCTTTAGCCATGGGACTTCAATGGCGTGAATGGCGCGCTATTGGCCAAGGTTTCCTGATCCTTGGTCGTCAGCCCATTCTTTTAATCAGACGTTTAAATGGCCCTCAAACGTCCGATCGGCCTGCTCCTGACCATCGTGATTATGAATTTCATCCCGGATCGCTCAACACGGCTCCTGCACCGTATGCAACTCCTCTTAGTTTTCTACGGCGCAACTTCGGAAAAAGTGATCCGCGCACTCAACCAGCACCTTTTATTCCTCAAAATACAGGATGGATGCAACCGCCTGTTGAAACATCTGAAGACCTTTACGAGCACCCAGCGCCTCAGCCGATTAAAGAGACTCTCCCTGCACATGATGATAGTAATTATCCTGAGCAAGAGGCCCCTTCCAATCGTTACGCTGAAAAACTCGCTCAGATTTCTCGCCAACGTGAAGAGGCAGCACAACATCAAACACCGATTGAAGATGATATTGATGACGTCATTCCAACCAATAGCCTAGCCGCTCCTCCTTCAGAGCCACAAAAACGTGGTCTCTTTGGTATGCTAAAAACGCCTTCAACTCCTCAACAAGAGGTAAGGCCGGCTCCCAAACCACAGCCCCCTGCACCTGCTGGCTGGAATTTGCCCTCTCTTTCTCTCCTTAACCCTCCGCCACCACATGCCTCGACAGGGCCTTCACAAGAAACTCTCCAATCAAAAGCCAGACTTTTGGAGACGGTCTTGTCTGACTACGGAGTGCAAGGAACTATTGGGGATATTCATGCAGGCCCAGTTGTTACACTCTATGAGCTTGAACCCGCTCCAGGAATTCGCTCTTCGCGGATTATTGGTCTTTCCGATGATATTGCACGCTCCCTATCCGTTTTAAGCGTTCGAATTGCTACCGTTCCAGGCCGCAATGTCATTGGTATTGAAGTCCCCAATGCAAAACGAGAAACCGTTTACTTCTCAGAACTTCTACGTTCTCCAGAATGGGTCTCCGGTACGGGCCGTCTACAAATTGCTTTAGGGAAAGATATTTCTGGCACCCCTGTCTATACAGACCTTGCCAAGATGCCTCATCTTCTCGTTGCGGGAACCACTGGCTCGGGTAAATCTGTGGGCGTTAATGCCATGATTTTATCCCTCCTCTACCGCTTAAGCCCGGAAGAGTGTCGTTTAATCATGATTGATCCTAAAATTCTGGAACTTTCAATTTATGATGGCATCCCGCACCTGCTAACACCCGTTGTTACGGAACCGAGCAAGGCAGTCAGTGCACTTAAATGGACGGTTCAGGAAATGGATCGTCGATATCGGCTCATGGCACAACTGCAAGTCCGTAATATCAACGGCTATAACGAGCGTGTAAAACAACTTCGAGCATCTGGTGAGATGGTCACCAAACGCGTGCAGACAGGTTTTGACCCTGAAACAGGCAAACCTACCTTCGATGAGCAGCAAGTTCCTCTAGAAACGTTACCTTACATTGTCGTTGTCATTGACGAAATGGCTGATCTTATGATGGTCGCAGGTAAGGAAATTGAAACAGCTGTTCAGAGATTAGCACAAAAAGCCCGTGCAGCAGGAATCCACGTTATTATGGCGACCCAGCGTCCATCCGTTGATGTGATCACGGGTACCATTAAGGCAAATTTCCCTACCCGTATTTCTTTCCAAGTCATTAGTAAGTTTGACAGCCGTACGATCTTACAAGAACAGGGAGCAGAGCAACTTCTTGGACAGGGCGATATGTTGTTCATGCAAGGTGGCGGACGTATTACCCGTGTTCACGGTCCTTTTGTTGCTGATGAAGAGGTCGAAGCTGTCGTGGCAGATCTGCGCTCTAAAGGTGACCCTATTTATAATGATGACGTTACCGCTGACGACGACGAAGAAAAAGCATCCTCCAGTAGCAGCTACGGTGGGAACAGCAGTGGAGATAATGAAAATAACCTCTATGACAAGGCCGTTGAGATTGTCATGACAGAAGGACGTGCCTCAACCAGCTTTATTCAACGCCATCTTTCAATTGGCTATAATCGTGCTGCCAAGCTGATCGACCAAATGGAGAAAGAGCGCATTATTGGACCAGCAAATCATGTTGGTAAACGTGAAATACTCATGCGTCGCCCCTCTTCTTATGACGACGAATAG
- a CDS encoding threonine aldolase family protein: MLMGSPDGNKLNLQLGFNTVRDHRMYKDNFVLEEIRKNFASDNVTPACPEVMSAIIAANDQNVASYGADELSLSLDHHFGKTFETEVAVFPIATGTAANSIALSALVKPYAAIVCDQSAHIHTDEGGAPEFFTHGAKLICIPSADGRVPADALPALFESNAQKDVLAPPIQALSITQANEWGLVYDLNTLTELSKISHDHNAYVHMDGARIGNALAHLHCSPADITWKAGIDVLSFGGTKNGAMAADAVVFFLNERTRPLIEDFRRRLKRSGHLWSKHRYLSTQLLALLHDNVWIKNATHANAMAQRIAEGLRKHAAAQMPYERQSNEVFVILPELMVQNLQEAGFHFYHWPTPEGVSGQLVRFVTSFYTRPEDVDALLAEISS, encoded by the coding sequence ATGCTCATGGGCTCTCCGGATGGCAACAAACTGAACCTTCAGTTAGGCTTTAATACAGTACGCGATCATCGCATGTATAAGGATAATTTCGTGTTAGAGGAAATACGCAAGAACTTCGCCAGTGACAATGTTACCCCTGCATGTCCTGAAGTGATGTCTGCTATTATAGCGGCAAACGATCAGAATGTCGCTTCTTATGGTGCGGATGAATTAAGTTTATCTCTCGATCACCATTTTGGAAAAACTTTTGAAACAGAAGTTGCCGTTTTCCCTATTGCTACAGGGACAGCAGCAAACAGCATTGCGTTATCAGCCCTTGTAAAACCTTATGCTGCCATCGTGTGTGATCAAAGTGCACATATCCATACAGATGAAGGTGGTGCCCCAGAATTTTTTACACATGGCGCTAAACTCATCTGCATTCCTTCAGCAGATGGACGAGTACCCGCCGACGCTCTTCCTGCTCTTTTTGAATCAAATGCCCAAAAAGACGTTTTAGCACCTCCGATTCAAGCTTTATCCATCACTCAAGCAAATGAATGGGGGCTCGTTTATGATCTAAACACCCTGACTGAACTTTCCAAAATCAGCCATGATCATAACGCTTATGTTCATATGGATGGAGCCAGAATAGGAAATGCCTTAGCCCACCTCCATTGCTCTCCCGCTGATATTACATGGAAAGCTGGAATAGATGTTCTTTCTTTTGGTGGAACAAAAAACGGCGCTATGGCCGCTGATGCTGTCGTCTTTTTTCTTAATGAGCGAACACGCCCCCTTATAGAAGACTTCCGCCGCCGCCTAAAACGCAGTGGGCACTTATGGTCTAAGCATCGCTATCTTAGCACGCAATTACTTGCGCTGCTTCACGATAATGTCTGGATTAAAAATGCAACACATGCAAACGCTATGGCCCAGCGCATAGCCGAAGGGCTCCGCAAACATGCTGCCGCGCAAATGCCATATGAGCGCCAAAGCAATGAAGTCTTCGTTATTTTGCCAGAACTTATGGTGCAAAACCTGCAAGAAGCCGGTTTCCATTTCTACCACTGGCCTACCCCAGAAGGTGTTTCAGGCCAACTCGTGCGTTTTGTTACCAGCTTTTACACACGCCCTGAAGATGTAGACGCATTGCTTGCTGAAATCTCTTCATAA
- the pgm gene encoding phosphoglucomutase (alpha-D-glucose-1,6-bisphosphate-dependent) has product MAHISPLAGKTLDQSQLTDIPALVAAYYDRKPDVSIGTQRVSFGTSGHRGSSLHTSFNEGHILAICEAICRHRKAEGIDGPLFMGMDTHALSEPAQKSAIEVFAAHGVDVRIDEHDGYTPTPVISHAILTYNKGRKTGLADGVVITPSHNPPTDGGFKYNPPNGGPADTSVTKNIQDMANSFLENGLKDVKRLPYEEAKKAPNIHKYDFVTPYVNDLENVLDMQAIRDSGIKIGIDPLGGAAVRYWQPIIDRYGLNATVVSDAVDLTFSFMTADWDGQIRMDCSSPYAMARLIEMGGRFDVAFANDTDADRHGIVAMPDGLMNPNHFLAVAVSYLFQNRPQWKDGLGIGKTLVSSSLIDRVAKEMGRKLVEVPVGLKWFVPGLMDGSLGFGGEESAGATFLRRDGSVWTTDKDGIVLGLLAAEITAKTGKNPSAHYHELIGRLGTPYYERIDAAANAEQKAKLSKLAPEQFPLDVLAGEPILAKLTKAPGNGAAIGGLKVVTENGWFAARPSGTEDVYKIYAESFKGPEHLKAIQKEAQEAISKVFAS; this is encoded by the coding sequence ATGGCTCATATCAGTCCACTTGCTGGAAAAACATTAGATCAGTCTCAATTGACCGATATTCCAGCTCTGGTTGCTGCCTATTATGATCGTAAACCAGATGTTTCCATAGGGACGCAGCGTGTTTCATTTGGCACATCTGGGCATAGAGGTTCTTCTTTACATACAAGTTTTAATGAAGGGCATATTCTTGCGATTTGTGAAGCGATTTGTCGCCATCGCAAGGCAGAAGGTATTGATGGGCCGTTATTTATGGGGATGGACACCCATGCTTTATCCGAGCCTGCTCAGAAATCGGCTATAGAAGTTTTTGCTGCACATGGCGTTGATGTGCGGATTGATGAACATGATGGTTATACGCCAACACCTGTTATTTCACATGCTATTTTAACGTATAATAAAGGTCGTAAAACAGGTTTGGCAGATGGTGTGGTGATTACGCCTTCGCATAATCCGCCAACAGATGGTGGTTTTAAATATAACCCACCGAATGGTGGCCCAGCGGATACATCTGTTACAAAAAACATTCAGGATATGGCCAATTCATTTTTGGAAAATGGCCTGAAGGATGTGAAGCGCTTACCGTACGAAGAAGCAAAGAAAGCGCCGAACATCCATAAATATGATTTTGTAACACCCTACGTAAATGATCTTGAAAATGTGCTTGATATGCAAGCTATTCGGGATTCAGGAATTAAGATCGGAATTGATCCTTTAGGTGGAGCTGCGGTTCGGTATTGGCAGCCAATTATCGATCGTTATGGCTTGAATGCAACGGTAGTGAGTGATGCTGTTGATCTGACTTTCTCGTTCATGACGGCTGATTGGGACGGGCAAATCCGGATGGACTGTTCATCCCCCTATGCCATGGCAAGATTGATTGAGATGGGCGGGCGGTTCGATGTTGCCTTTGCCAATGATACAGATGCTGATCGGCATGGAATTGTAGCCATGCCAGATGGCTTGATGAACCCTAATCATTTTCTTGCGGTTGCCGTATCTTATTTATTTCAAAACCGTCCCCAATGGAAAGATGGCCTTGGCATTGGCAAAACGTTGGTGAGTAGTAGTTTGATTGACCGCGTTGCTAAAGAAATGGGTCGTAAACTCGTTGAAGTTCCTGTCGGTTTGAAATGGTTTGTTCCAGGGCTGATGGATGGTTCTTTGGGCTTTGGCGGAGAAGAAAGCGCTGGAGCGACGTTCTTAAGACGTGATGGCTCGGTCTGGACGACGGATAAAGATGGCATTGTTCTTGGCTTATTAGCTGCTGAAATTACGGCCAAGACAGGAAAGAACCCAAGTGCGCATTATCATGAATTGATCGGGCGTTTAGGTACGCCATATTATGAACGTATTGATGCTGCGGCGAATGCAGAACAAAAAGCAAAGCTTTCTAAGCTTGCGCCAGAACAGTTCCCGCTGGATGTTTTGGCGGGTGAGCCTATTCTTGCCAAATTAACAAAAGCACCGGGGAATGGAGCAGCCATCGGTGGTTTGAAGGTTGTGACAGAGAATGGATGGTTTGCAGCACGCCCATCCGGAACTGAAGATGTGTATAAAATTTATGCAGAAAGCTTCAAAGGCCCAGAGCATTTGAAAGCGATACAAAAAGAGGCTCAAGAAGCTATTTCTAAAGTTTTTGCATCTTAA
- a CDS encoding pseudouridine synthase, with product MTTHSTSNSDEPKGERIAKFLARAGVASRRDIERMIEEGRIKLGGHPVTHPATFVQSGDMIQVDGKLIENPDRTRVWRYHKPDGLLTTHKDPQGRQTVFESLPEGMPRVISVGRLDINSEGLLLLTNDGELARRLELPSNAWIRRYRVRVFGVVDEKRLASLIDGFEYEGVRYGSIEAALDSTKGDNSWLTVSLKEGKNREIRKVMRGLNLHVSRLIRLSYGPFQLGSLKAREIEEVNGKILREQIPDFPTQSKNKAR from the coding sequence ATGACCACACACTCCACATCCAACTCTGATGAACCCAAAGGCGAGCGCATCGCCAAATTTCTTGCACGTGCAGGCGTTGCTAGCCGCCGTGACATTGAACGCATGATCGAAGAGGGGCGAATCAAACTCGGCGGCCATCCCGTGACCCACCCTGCAACATTTGTTCAATCTGGCGATATGATCCAAGTCGATGGAAAACTTATCGAAAACCCAGATCGAACACGCGTGTGGCGCTATCATAAACCCGATGGCCTACTCACCACCCACAAAGACCCACAAGGCAGGCAAACTGTTTTCGAATCTCTTCCTGAAGGAATGCCCCGCGTCATCAGCGTTGGACGATTGGATATTAATTCCGAAGGGCTTCTCCTCCTTACAAATGATGGAGAGTTGGCTCGGCGCCTCGAGCTCCCTAGCAATGCATGGATCCGGCGTTATCGAGTACGAGTTTTTGGTGTTGTTGACGAAAAACGTCTTGCCTCTCTCATTGATGGCTTTGAGTATGAAGGCGTTCGCTATGGTTCAATCGAAGCAGCGCTCGACTCTACAAAAGGCGATAATTCGTGGCTAACGGTCAGCCTCAAAGAAGGCAAAAACCGTGAAATCCGTAAAGTCATGCGGGGGCTTAACCTTCATGTAAGCCGCCTTATCCGCTTATCATACGGCCCTTTTCAGCTTGGGTCCTTAAAAGCAAGAGAAATTGAGGAAGTGAATGGAAAAATCCTCCGTGAACAAATCCCCGATTTTCCAACGCAATCCAAAAACAAGGCTCGTTAA
- a CDS encoding Do family serine endopeptidase, with translation MTSRFRSVLVAFTAATALATAPIAWADNGAIKPQTNVQALPNFVNLVKQVKPAVVSITAHIKADVAEQEEGGPEGGEGAQGMPFPFPFPFQMMPQQPANRTVEARGSGFIISSDGYVVTNNHVVNGATKVTVTLDDGTRLPAKVIGKDSKTDVALLKVKPTGKLPFIELGDSDEVQPGEWVIAVGNPYGLGGTVTAGIVSALGRDLHSGAYNDFIQIDAPINHGNSGGPLFTQDGKVVGINSMIFSPNGGGSIGIGFAIPSNTVRSVVTQLEKTGHVTRGYLGIEGQDISSTMAQALNLKSAEPGSPPHGTLVASVAKSSPAEKAGIKSGDVILKLNGQPIKNAHDLAVKVVMIAPGAQAKLGILRDSQPLDVPFVVGNLSSQDHGHNKDGGETPQSSGPGKLGVSLASLTPRARQELGLDDTVQGAVVADVAQGSPADQAGIRPGDIIVAVSNHMTTTPKAVVAQVKDALSRKQPPLLRILRDGQQLFVAVSPNGTDDDNSGDEDDMP, from the coding sequence ATGACTTCACGCTTTCGTTCTGTGCTCGTTGCTTTTACGGCTGCGACAGCTCTTGCTACCGCTCCTATTGCTTGGGCAGATAATGGAGCCATTAAACCACAGACTAATGTTCAGGCTCTTCCAAATTTTGTAAATCTTGTGAAGCAGGTGAAGCCAGCTGTCGTTTCTATTACAGCGCATATAAAAGCTGATGTTGCTGAACAAGAGGAAGGTGGCCCAGAGGGAGGTGAAGGGGCGCAAGGGATGCCGTTTCCTTTCCCATTCCCGTTTCAAATGATGCCACAACAACCCGCTAACCGGACGGTGGAAGCCCGTGGGTCAGGGTTTATAATTTCGTCGGATGGTTACGTTGTAACCAACAACCATGTTGTAAATGGTGCGACAAAAGTTACCGTTACGTTGGATGATGGCACACGCTTGCCTGCCAAAGTTATAGGAAAAGACTCCAAGACAGATGTGGCTTTACTGAAGGTTAAACCGACGGGAAAGCTGCCTTTTATTGAGTTAGGTGATTCGGATGAGGTTCAGCCGGGTGAATGGGTGATCGCTGTTGGGAATCCGTATGGCCTTGGAGGAACGGTAACGGCCGGGATTGTGTCTGCTCTTGGACGTGATCTGCATTCTGGTGCGTATAACGACTTTATCCAAATTGATGCGCCAATTAATCATGGTAATTCTGGTGGACCGCTCTTTACGCAAGATGGAAAAGTTGTCGGCATTAATTCTATGATTTTCTCTCCTAATGGAGGGGGGTCAATTGGAATTGGTTTTGCCATTCCTTCGAATACAGTACGCTCTGTCGTAACCCAGTTGGAAAAAACAGGTCATGTAACGCGTGGCTATCTGGGGATTGAGGGGCAAGATATTTCATCAACGATGGCCCAAGCGCTGAACTTAAAATCTGCTGAGCCTGGAAGCCCTCCTCACGGAACGCTTGTTGCGTCAGTGGCTAAGAGTAGTCCAGCAGAAAAGGCTGGTATTAAGAGCGGGGATGTTATCCTAAAGTTAAATGGGCAACCGATTAAGAACGCTCATGATTTGGCCGTTAAGGTTGTGATGATTGCTCCGGGCGCTCAAGCAAAACTTGGTATTTTGCGGGATAGCCAGCCTTTGGATGTTCCGTTTGTTGTTGGGAACTTATCCAGTCAAGATCATGGGCATAATAAAGATGGTGGTGAAACGCCTCAGTCCTCTGGTCCTGGGAAATTAGGTGTCTCTCTTGCTTCTTTAACCCCGCGAGCACGTCAAGAACTAGGATTGGATGATACGGTACAAGGTGCCGTGGTGGCGGATGTTGCTCAAGGGTCTCCAGCTGATCAGGCTGGTATTCGTCCAGGCGATATTATTGTTGCAGTGAGTAACCACATGACCACAACACCGAAAGCGGTTGTTGCGCAAGTGAAGGATGCTCTGTCACGTAAACAGCCGCCTTTGCTGAGAATATTGAGGGATGGTCAACAGCTTTTTGTTGCGGTGTCCCCTAATGGGACGGATGATGACAATTCTGGTGATGAAGATGATATGCCTTAA
- the folD gene encoding bifunctional methylenetetrahydrofolate dehydrogenase/methenyltetrahydrofolate cyclohydrolase FolD has translation MSILSPELAGKLIDGKGIARKLTDHIGQEVSHFIEQGNILPGLAVVLVGNDPASEVYVKNKAIQTHRAGMRSFMHMLPQSTSQTELLELIAQLNENSQIHGILVQLPLPEQIDPVVVTNAIAPHKDVDGLGEVNAGRLALGIDGIIPCTPLGCLMLLQSVHKDMTGKHAVVIGASNLVGKPMAQLLLKQNCTVSMGHIHTRDTRALAREGDILVVATGKHGLVKGDWIKPGATVIDVGITRVPTDEGKTRLVGDVAFDEALPIAGHITPVPGGVGPMTIACLLHNTLQAARLTQSL, from the coding sequence ATGAGCATTTTGTCCCCAGAATTGGCTGGTAAACTCATTGACGGGAAAGGTATCGCCCGTAAATTAACTGATCATATAGGTCAGGAAGTCAGTCACTTTATTGAACAGGGTAATATTTTACCTGGTTTGGCTGTTGTGCTTGTTGGGAATGATCCTGCTTCAGAAGTATATGTAAAGAACAAAGCGATACAGACGCACCGCGCTGGGATGCGTTCTTTTATGCATATGCTGCCTCAGAGCACATCTCAAACTGAATTATTGGAATTGATAGCGCAATTAAACGAAAATTCACAAATCCACGGAATTTTGGTACAGTTACCATTACCAGAACAGATTGATCCTGTTGTGGTTACCAATGCCATTGCTCCCCATAAAGACGTAGATGGTTTGGGAGAAGTGAACGCCGGGCGCCTTGCTTTGGGTATTGATGGAATTATACCGTGCACACCCTTAGGGTGTTTAATGCTGTTGCAATCCGTTCACAAAGATATGACGGGAAAGCATGCGGTTGTTATTGGGGCCTCTAACCTTGTTGGAAAACCAATGGCACAGCTTTTATTGAAGCAAAACTGTACAGTTTCTATGGGGCATATTCATACGCGTGATACGCGAGCTCTGGCTCGGGAGGGAGATATTCTTGTTGTCGCAACAGGAAAACATGGCCTTGTAAAAGGAGATTGGATTAAGCCCGGTGCTACCGTTATTGATGTGGGGATTACACGTGTTCCAACAGATGAGGGAAAAACCCGTCTAGTGGGTGATGTCGCTTTTGATGAAGCATTGCCAATTGCGGGCCACATTACCCCTGTCCCTGGAGGTGTTGGTCCTATGACGATAGCTTGTTTGTTGCATAATACCTTACAAGCAGCGCGTCTTACACAATCTTTATAA
- a CDS encoding nucleoside deaminase, giving the protein MIKFDTSHAMEKAFKAAQEAALKGEVPVGAVVLSPDGETLSIAHNRVEETYDASAHAELLAMRLAAQKVGSPRLVGCTVVVTLEPCAMCAAAISHFRCERLVFGAYDPKGGGVEHGARVFEKRSCFHKPEIIGGVRGREISQLLKGFFQQLR; this is encoded by the coding sequence ATGATCAAGTTTGATACAAGCCACGCTATGGAAAAAGCTTTTAAAGCCGCTCAAGAAGCCGCGTTAAAAGGTGAGGTGCCTGTTGGCGCTGTCGTGTTGTCTCCTGACGGAGAGACGCTTTCGATTGCACATAACCGCGTGGAAGAGACGTATGATGCATCAGCGCATGCGGAGTTGCTTGCGATGCGTTTAGCGGCGCAGAAGGTAGGTTCTCCGCGATTAGTGGGATGTACAGTGGTCGTGACGTTAGAGCCCTGTGCTATGTGCGCTGCTGCTATTTCTCATTTTCGGTGTGAGCGATTGGTTTTTGGAGCTTATGACCCAAAAGGGGGAGGGGTTGAGCATGGGGCACGGGTGTTTGAGAAGAGGAGCTGCTTTCATAAACCAGAAATAATTGGTGGAGTGAGAGGAAGAGAAATATCGCAGTTACTCAAGGGTTTTTTCCAACAATTGAGATAA
- the rsmD gene encoding 16S rRNA (guanine(966)-N(2))-methyltransferase RsmD gives MRIVGGEYKGRTLIAPQGGRTRPTSDRTRQAIFDMLAHAPWYGREFLENAVVLDAFAGTGAMGLEALSRGAQRVSFIERDRSALQALRQNLDTCHAREHSRVLSCSVTHPPKASEAHNLIFLDPPYGKGLVESGLTALSRSGWIAENALIVAETGATEDFKPFFPHTRNVPPGTELEPLSIRKFGAAKVTIWKYLSTLP, from the coding sequence ATGCGTATTGTCGGGGGAGAATATAAAGGCCGCACTCTCATAGCTCCTCAAGGAGGCCGGACACGCCCAACCTCTGACCGAACACGACAAGCCATTTTTGATATGCTTGCACATGCACCGTGGTATGGACGAGAGTTCTTAGAAAATGCGGTTGTTTTGGATGCTTTTGCTGGGACAGGCGCAATGGGCTTAGAAGCTTTATCGCGTGGCGCTCAACGTGTTTCATTTATTGAACGGGACCGAAGTGCTCTTCAGGCGCTGCGACAGAACCTCGACACATGCCACGCACGTGAGCATTCTCGTGTTTTAAGTTGTAGCGTTACCCACCCACCCAAAGCGTCAGAAGCGCACAACCTCATTTTCCTTGACCCCCCTTATGGTAAAGGATTGGTCGAATCTGGTTTGACGGCATTATCCCGTTCAGGGTGGATCGCAGAAAATGCACTCATTGTCGCCGAAACGGGTGCAACGGAAGATTTTAAACCTTTTTTTCCGCACACGCGCAACGTTCCACCCGGCACAGAGTTGGAACCTTTATCAATCCGTAAATTTGGGGCCGCAAAAGTGACTATTTGGAAATACCTCTCCACCCTTCCATAA
- a CDS encoding gamma-glutamyl-gamma-aminobutyrate hydrolase family protein, whose translation MIRCMSAIRPPLIGLTLDLDSGGEGKFSRYPYHALRENYLTAVSEAGGIPVCLGYDTKNINHIIQHLDGLIITGGDFDVDPQLYNEAPHPRTKPFPKRTTAERALLQHALHKDIPILGICGGMQLLAVEAGGSLIQHLDPALGHEQPNPRHEVGHPISVLPNTYLSKIVQSSQMSVNSSHHQAVKNSGSARISALAPDGTIEAIELIEKRFAIGVQWHPEFTLDPGDRRLYTALIEAAAP comes from the coding sequence ATGATAAGATGCATGTCTGCTATACGTCCGCCCCTGATTGGCCTTACCCTTGATCTGGATTCTGGAGGAGAAGGAAAATTCTCTCGTTATCCTTATCATGCTTTACGTGAAAATTACCTCACAGCCGTTTCTGAAGCAGGCGGCATTCCCGTTTGCCTTGGATATGACACGAAAAACATAAATCATATTATACAACATTTAGATGGGCTTATTATTACTGGCGGCGATTTTGATGTGGACCCTCAGCTTTATAATGAAGCACCCCATCCACGAACAAAACCTTTTCCCAAACGAACAACCGCTGAACGCGCTCTGTTGCAACATGCCTTGCACAAAGACATTCCCATTTTAGGAATCTGCGGGGGAATGCAACTTCTTGCCGTTGAAGCTGGAGGCTCCCTCATCCAACATCTTGACCCTGCCCTTGGGCATGAACAACCTAACCCCCGCCATGAAGTGGGGCACCCCATTTCTGTTCTTCCCAACACATATTTATCTAAAATTGTGCAATCCTCACAAATGAGTGTAAACTCATCTCATCATCAGGCTGTAAAAAATTCTGGTTCAGCCCGTATTTCAGCCCTTGCACCTGATGGGACTATTGAAGCAATTGAGCTTATCGAAAAACGTTTTGCCATTGGTGTTCAGTGGCACCCTGAATTTACCCTTGATCCCGGGGACCGTCGTTTATACACGGCCCTGATAGAAGCAGCTGCCCCATGA